One Candidatus Paceibacterota bacterium genomic window carries:
- the tsaD gene encoding tRNA (adenosine(37)-N6)-threonylcarbamoyltransferase complex transferase subunit TsaD — protein MKLLSIETSCDETSFALIDIDGSSVTIHAHEILSQIDIHREYGGVFPSLAKREHAQNAVPLIKKTLEKTALGTSVPDISQTVQNQITELLARETGLAEALLAFLSKTPKPNIDAVAVTHGPGLEPTLWVGINLAKSLSAAWQVPVIPVNHMEGHISSLLIEDPASATAQPLRKIEFPALALLVSGGHTELVFIKAWGDYSIIGQTVDDAAGEAFDKVARLLGLPYPGGPEISKLATQAREDDTASPFALPRPMLNSGDLNFSFSGIKTAVRNGIENIKIAESTAELTDKQKQGISREFEDAVVETLLTKTERACDAYGASSILIAGGVAANTRLISSFKAHSGLPEAHIASRALTGDNALMIALAGWIRSQYDPSLILQDPSQIQAIGNLSLEEKRIKKD, from the coding sequence ATGAAGCTTCTCTCGATCGAAACAAGCTGTGATGAAACCTCCTTTGCATTAATCGACATCGACGGTTCATCGGTCACAATACACGCCCACGAGATACTCTCCCAGATTGACATTCACCGAGAGTACGGCGGCGTCTTTCCTTCCCTGGCAAAGCGTGAGCATGCACAAAACGCTGTTCCTCTTATAAAAAAGACACTTGAAAAAACCGCTCTCGGCACATCTGTCCCCGATATATCACAAACGGTACAAAACCAGATAACCGAACTACTTGCTCGAGAGACCGGACTCGCCGAAGCTCTTCTCGCCTTCCTATCCAAAACTCCCAAGCCAAACATCGATGCTGTCGCTGTCACACACGGCCCCGGCCTGGAACCAACGCTTTGGGTTGGTATCAATCTTGCCAAGTCACTCAGCGCCGCTTGGCAGGTACCGGTAATACCGGTCAACCACATGGAAGGGCATATATCCTCCCTTCTTATAGAAGACCCCGCAAGCGCCACCGCGCAGCCATTACGCAAAATAGAATTTCCCGCTCTCGCGCTTCTTGTATCAGGTGGTCACACTGAGCTTGTATTCATCAAAGCCTGGGGCGACTACTCGATCATTGGCCAGACGGTAGACGACGCTGCGGGAGAAGCATTCGACAAGGTGGCGCGCTTGCTAGGGCTTCCCTATCCGGGAGGTCCGGAAATATCAAAACTGGCAACACAAGCACGTGAAGATGATACCGCATCGCCCTTCGCTCTTCCTCGGCCAATGCTTAACTCCGGCGATCTTAATTTCTCTTTTTCCGGAATAAAAACAGCCGTACGCAACGGCATAGAAAACATAAAGATCGCCGAGTCGACTGCTGAACTTACTGATAAACAAAAGCAGGGTATATCTCGAGAATTTGAAGATGCAGTCGTTGAAACCCTCCTGACCAAAACAGAGCGTGCATGTGATGCGTATGGAGCATCCTCTATCCTTATTGCCGGAGGAGTAGCCGCTAATACACGCCTTATAAGCTCATTTAAGGCTCATAGTGGCCTTCCAGAGGCACATATTGCCTCACGTGCACTCACCGGCGACAACGCGCTCATGATCGCCCTAGCTGGATGGATTCGCTCACAATACGACCCTTCACTTATACTTCAAGACCCTAGCCAGATCCAAGCTATTGGCAACCTTTCTCTTGAAGAAAAGCGAATTAAAAAAGACTAG
- a CDS encoding thiamine pyrophosphate-dependent dehydrogenase E1 component subunit alpha has protein sequence MLLDAYKKMFLIRIAEEQLADYYLKNKIMSLVHFYVGQEAIAVGVCDALHKNDRVMGNHRSHGHYLAKGGDLKKMVCELFGKECGSSHGKGGSMHMIDTSVNFIGSTPILSSAVPLSCGSALEQKYHKSDMITVVFLGDGAFEEGGVYESLNLSTLFKLPLLIVLENNLRSIDTRLWERRSSAHDTKKIVTGFGVQYVKADGNDYLDVVGKVRKLIPEVREGKPALIECMTYRHMAHSGPTFEEETREEDTIEQRKENDSVLKIRQKILDSGITEEEVIAVENNIKKTVTNAIVFAKRAPFPKKESLYTDLYV, from the coding sequence ATGTTGCTAGACGCTTATAAAAAAATGTTCCTTATTCGAATTGCAGAGGAACAATTGGCTGATTATTATCTTAAAAATAAGATAATGAGCCTCGTTCATTTTTATGTTGGGCAGGAAGCGATAGCGGTCGGGGTATGTGATGCTTTACATAAAAATGATCGTGTTATGGGTAATCATCGATCCCATGGACACTATTTGGCTAAAGGGGGCGATCTTAAAAAAATGGTATGTGAATTGTTCGGAAAGGAATGTGGTTCGTCACATGGTAAAGGTGGCTCAATGCACATGATTGATACTTCAGTTAATTTCATTGGATCAACACCAATTCTATCTAGCGCTGTACCGCTTTCATGCGGTAGTGCGCTTGAACAAAAATATCACAAAAGCGACATGATAACAGTCGTGTTTTTGGGTGACGGCGCATTTGAAGAAGGAGGTGTATATGAATCTTTGAATTTGTCCACGCTTTTTAAATTACCACTACTTATCGTTCTTGAGAATAATCTCCGGTCTATTGACACACGTCTTTGGGAACGTCGATCTTCCGCACACGATACTAAAAAGATCGTTACTGGATTTGGAGTGCAATATGTAAAAGCTGATGGGAATGATTATTTAGATGTAGTAGGAAAAGTTAGAAAGCTTATTCCTGAAGTGCGCGAAGGAAAACCTGCTCTTATTGAGTGTATGACTTATCGTCATATGGCACACAGCGGACCAACTTTTGAGGAAGAAACCCGCGAGGAGGATACTATAGAACAACGAAAGGAAAACGATTCAGTATTGAAGATTAGACAAAAAATACTCGATTCAGGAATCACGGAGGAAGAGGTTATTGCCGTGGAGAATAATATTAAAAAAACTGTTACCAATGCCATCGTGTTTGCTAAGAGGGCACCTTTTCCGAAGAAAGAAAGCTTATACACCGATCTTTATGTCTAA
- a CDS encoding transketolase C-terminal domain-containing protein has translation MSNRIITYTEAIKEATDQIMDVDHNVVVMGLEVSYKNGADGTTAGLKKKYPHRIIETPQSENAVTGMAVGAAITGLHPIVHHGRVEFALFAADQIFTQAAKWNYMFGGGHPVPVVFRINIGRQWGQGPQHTQALYSLFGNALGIKVVIPSTPSMAKGLLISAVRDKNPVVILEPRWLFSLKQNVSIESYDKPLDKAVVVNEGADVTIVAYGDGLIAAHEALELIGDDVGVDLIDLVSINPIDYETVYKSVKKTGRIITIDTTNHAFSVGSDIISNVAQQKLLHLKNIPISISCPDVPVPTSTILTESYYPTKVDIANTVLRQLGKPTIKHDLTFEEIHTSPNYIIK, from the coding sequence ATGTCTAATAGAATTATCACATACACTGAAGCAATTAAAGAAGCCACAGACCAAATAATGGATGTGGATCATAATGTTGTTGTTATGGGACTCGAAGTTTCATATAAAAATGGTGCAGACGGAACAACGGCCGGACTTAAGAAAAAATATCCTCACCGCATAATTGAAACACCTCAATCAGAAAATGCAGTAACAGGAATGGCAGTTGGCGCTGCTATAACAGGCCTTCATCCTATTGTGCATCATGGCCGAGTTGAGTTCGCGCTCTTTGCTGCTGATCAAATATTTACACAGGCTGCGAAGTGGAATTATATGTTTGGCGGTGGACATCCTGTTCCAGTTGTGTTTAGGATAAACATCGGTCGTCAGTGGGGTCAGGGTCCTCAGCATACACAAGCTCTCTATTCACTCTTTGGTAACGCGCTTGGTATTAAAGTCGTTATTCCTTCTACGCCATCTATGGCAAAGGGTCTACTTATCTCGGCGGTTCGTGATAAAAATCCTGTAGTTATATTGGAGCCACGTTGGCTTTTTTCTTTGAAACAAAACGTGTCAATTGAATCATATGATAAACCGCTGGATAAAGCTGTTGTGGTGAATGAGGGAGCGGATGTTACAATTGTTGCTTATGGGGATGGTTTAATCGCGGCACATGAAGCTTTAGAACTGATTGGTGATGATGTCGGCGTGGATCTTATAGATCTTGTTTCTATAAATCCGATTGATTATGAAACCGTCTATAAATCAGTAAAAAAAACAGGTCGAATTATCACAATTGATACTACAAATCACGCCTTTAGTGTTGGCTCAGATATAATTTCTAATGTTGCGCAACAGAAGTTGCTACATTTGAAGAATATTCCAATTTCAATTTCTTGCCCCGATGTTCCGGTTCCGACATCAACAATACTGACTGAATCTTATTACCCAACCAAAGTGGACATTGCTAATACTGTGTTACGTCAATTGGGTAAACCTACCATTAAGCACGATCTAACTTTTGAAGAAATTCACACTTCTCCTAATTACATTATTAAATAA
- a CDS encoding pyridoxal phosphate-dependent aminotransferase, whose translation MENMENNKQKFIRDKNLPKSIRSVVRMYPSNQINRLFYGGLPHLGNTLLNSWKSVEIQEAAKVYDEYSLSTNLLIRGFKEPTVDKVRLGVGSPARFKPFDRCLAGIKNALKDRILSDYQLAAGYSEDKKPVMRYLKVSHDLETNENNIIFTHSSTQAFTLVMEAILDYGDVVIMTAPNYGLFSFIPERVGGKVRLLPLTSTDNWKINPQDLKKLISNTNDELKQDYDVNREKYVLRRSDIAPKVSAFLNLNPHNPTGVVYSKKDESLLLEISNICKAAGVFIIDDLAYSGLEFDRSSTALPMNSLKDHFENTISLYSLSKSYGLAGLRSGMIIANEVIISLIRDKIFQNLDSLSLLQSAAMSSTFLIEDDATTEKEKYFTDIAKKYYERYVFAKSIIIGADKIKRKERILLKKIIRNNNLILDIDKSMSGIKEVSIILDPESGFFVLLDFSKLIGKSYKGFKITDDTTLLQFLYTSGNIKLLTGKAFCWPNQDQLVARVTIAFDDYEELLKSFLRLKSSIELLK comes from the coding sequence ATGGAAAATATGGAAAATAATAAACAAAAGTTTATAAGAGATAAAAACCTCCCTAAATCTATACGATCTGTAGTCCGCATGTATCCATCTAATCAGATCAACAGATTGTTCTATGGCGGACTACCTCACTTGGGTAATACACTTTTGAACTCTTGGAAATCTGTTGAAATACAAGAAGCCGCCAAAGTGTACGATGAGTATAGTCTATCCACAAACCTTCTCATTAGAGGCTTCAAGGAGCCTACGGTAGATAAAGTAAGATTAGGTGTCGGCAGTCCTGCACGTTTTAAGCCTTTTGATAGGTGTCTTGCGGGTATTAAAAATGCCTTGAAAGATAGAATTCTTTCTGACTATCAATTAGCTGCGGGATATAGTGAGGATAAAAAACCAGTCATGAGATACTTAAAAGTTTCTCATGACTTAGAAACAAATGAGAATAATATTATTTTTACACATTCAAGTACACAGGCATTTACTCTTGTAATGGAAGCCATACTAGATTATGGAGATGTTGTTATTATGACAGCTCCTAATTATGGTCTTTTTTCTTTTATCCCAGAAAGAGTTGGGGGTAAAGTCAGGCTTTTACCTCTTACGAGCACTGACAATTGGAAGATAAACCCTCAAGATCTAAAAAAACTCATTTCTAATACTAATGATGAACTTAAACAAGATTATGATGTGAATCGTGAAAAATATGTTTTAAGACGTTCTGATATAGCACCAAAAGTTTCTGCTTTTCTCAATTTAAATCCACATAACCCAACAGGGGTCGTTTATAGTAAAAAAGATGAGTCATTATTATTAGAAATTTCTAATATTTGCAAGGCCGCTGGTGTATTTATTATAGATGATTTAGCTTATTCTGGTTTAGAATTTGATAGAAGTTCTACTGCATTACCCATGAATAGTTTAAAAGATCACTTTGAGAATACAATATCATTGTACTCTCTTTCTAAATCTTACGGGTTAGCTGGTTTAAGATCGGGTATGATCATTGCTAATGAGGTGATTATCTCTTTAATAAGAGATAAAATTTTTCAGAATCTAGATTCGTTGTCTTTACTGCAATCGGCAGCCATGAGTTCAACCTTCTTAATTGAGGATGATGCCACTACAGAAAAAGAGAAGTACTTTACTGATATTGCTAAGAAATATTATGAGAGATATGTTTTTGCAAAATCAATTATTATAGGAGCTGATAAAATTAAAAGGAAAGAGAGAATACTTCTTAAGAAAATAATTCGTAATAATAATCTTATTCTTGATATCGATAAATCTATGAGTGGTATCAAGGAGGTTAGTATAATACTTGATCCAGAATCAGGATTTTTTGTTCTTTTAGATTTTAGTAAATTGATTGGAAAATCTTATAAAGGATTTAAAATTACTGATGATACGACCTTGTTACAGTTTCTATACACCTCAGGCAATATTAAATTATTGACAGGCAAAGCATTTTGTTGGCCTAATCAAGACCAACTTGTTGCAAGAGTAACTATTGCATTTGATGACTACGAAGAATTACTGAAATCTTTCTTACGCCTCAAATCATCTATAGAATTATTAAAATGA
- a CDS encoding NUDIX domain-containing protein: MYRKGVSAIIVNQENEFLLVNLESFEEKYFAIPGGGVEQEEELKDAVYREIEEELNIEKKSLLLIGKSNLPVMIKFKTIKFNDGGKEFDGMERYFFGFKFIGDDKIITPNPGEVRTYKWVAYDNLKDYLLFDNQLEETTEKILEIFSTEITPNKGS, encoded by the coding sequence ATGTATAGAAAAGGAGTTTCAGCAATTATAGTCAACCAAGAGAATGAGTTTCTCTTGGTTAATTTAGAATCTTTTGAGGAGAAGTATTTTGCTATTCCGGGTGGTGGAGTTGAGCAGGAAGAAGAACTAAAAGATGCTGTGTATAGAGAAATAGAAGAAGAGTTGAATATAGAGAAAAAATCTCTTTTACTGATTGGAAAAAGTAATTTACCAGTAATGATTAAATTTAAAACCATTAAGTTTAATGATGGTGGTAAAGAATTTGATGGAATGGAAAGATATTTTTTCGGATTTAAATTTATTGGTGATGATAAGATAATAACCCCGAACCCCGGAGAGGTGCGAACTTACAAATGGGTTGCGTACGACAATTTGAAAGACTATCTTTTATTTGATAATCAATTAGAAGAAACAACAGAAAAAATACTTGAAATATTCAGCACGGAAATAACCCCTAACAAAGGATCATAA
- a CDS encoding class I SAM-dependent methyltransferase, whose translation MQESFWETIHSRGEWWDLCFVPNPLATDLQEILPARSKILEVGCSSGRDARYFASHGHFIVAMDFSKNALKRMMDHARKQGIDVQITPVHKNVAEGLPDFQADSIDCFYSRSSLHVDDDTMVQLAKKISLYTKKGGIIAIEGRTENDTPILESEDIGDGLAINWKQGGHLRRIWRKDFCIQLAKDLSWEIITLEDRHDDLGNEKNLLRFVAKKGSV comes from the coding sequence ATGCAGGAGTCCTTTTGGGAAACCATCCACAGCAGAGGCGAGTGGTGGGATTTGTGTTTCGTTCCCAACCCACTCGCCACTGACCTTCAAGAAATTCTCCCAGCGAGATCAAAAATTTTGGAGGTCGGTTGCTCTTCAGGGAGAGATGCGAGGTACTTCGCATCTCATGGTCACTTCATTGTGGCTATGGATTTTTCAAAAAATGCCTTGAAGCGAATGATGGATCACGCAAGAAAACAAGGCATTGATGTACAAATAACACCTGTACACAAAAACGTGGCGGAAGGTCTCCCTGATTTTCAGGCGGATTCAATTGATTGTTTCTATTCTCGGTCATCTCTTCATGTTGATGATGACACTATGGTGCAGTTGGCTAAAAAGATTAGCCTCTACACAAAAAAGGGTGGTATTATTGCTATCGAAGGAAGAACTGAGAATGACACCCCGATATTGGAAAGTGAGGATATCGGTGATGGGTTGGCAATCAATTGGAAGCAGGGAGGGCACCTACGACGCATTTGGAGAAAAGACTTTTGTATACAACTTGCGAAAGATCTTTCCTGGGAGATTATAACTCTCGAGGATCGTCATGATGATCTAGGAAACGAAAAGAACCTCCTGCGTTTTGTTGCCAAAAAAGGCTCTGTGTAA
- a CDS encoding NAD(P)-dependent oxidoreductase gives MKKFNKIAIINTVKITEESKEKIQLYSKEPIVYPEFDTESEAEICQRIDNADAVLGNFHSIINASILEHSPNLKYIGICGTSLTNIHLEEVRRKNIVIKNVTDYGDDATAEYIFTQLLNLLRGFGQYMWRDGPSELNSKTIGIVGLGATGKKVANIALGFKMKVFYYSKTRKTDWENKGIQYLPINDLLEKSDIITIHVPRDTKVIGTDELDTMGNGKILIDTCLGNIYKDINAVKKWLKNKDNFLIRDHHSEIKKDLGHLEGLIYTEDVIAGMTLESRNLLSVKVIDNIEAYLKTN, from the coding sequence ATGAAAAAATTTAATAAAATAGCAATCATTAACACGGTTAAGATTACTGAAGAATCAAAAGAAAAAATCCAGCTTTACTCAAAAGAGCCTATTGTTTATCCTGAGTTTGACACAGAAAGTGAAGCGGAAATTTGTCAAAGAATTGATAACGCTGACGCAGTCTTGGGTAATTTTCATTCAATTATAAATGCTTCTATTTTGGAACATTCACCGAATCTTAAGTATATTGGAATTTGTGGAACAAGTTTGACGAATATTCATTTAGAGGAGGTGCGAAGAAAAAACATAGTTATAAAAAATGTCACTGATTATGGCGATGATGCGACGGCTGAGTATATTTTTACTCAACTACTTAATCTTCTCAGAGGATTTGGTCAATATATGTGGAGAGATGGCCCTAGTGAGCTTAATTCAAAAACAATTGGAATTGTTGGTTTAGGAGCAACTGGAAAGAAAGTTGCTAATATAGCCTTGGGGTTTAAGATGAAAGTCTTTTATTACAGTAAAACCAGAAAAACAGACTGGGAGAATAAGGGAATTCAATATTTGCCTATCAATGATTTACTTGAAAAAAGTGACATTATAACTATACATGTCCCTAGAGATACTAAAGTAATTGGAACTGATGAACTAGATACAATGGGTAATGGAAAGATTTTAATCGATACATGTCTAGGAAATATTTATAAAGATATTAACGCTGTTAAAAAATGGCTTAAAAATAAAGATAATTTTCTCATAAGAGATCATCATTCTGAAATAAAAAAAGATCTTGGTCATTTGGAGGGTTTAATATATACAGAGGATGTGATAGCTGGAATGACCTTAGAATCTAGAAATTTATTGAGTGTAAAAGTTATAGATAACATTGAAGCATATTTAAAAACTAATTGA
- a CDS encoding nucleoside-diphosphate kinase, whose product METSFYMIKPHGLVFHDKVKKMIENGGLSIPETKKLIMPHWALEIVYSDLPERYRNAVFKPYVNAYVETGLVVGRDAINTLLQITGTELSPTDCAPESIRFKLGTPEPLMIDGVRYYKNVIHRSRNSAEAKKDIEVFRML is encoded by the coding sequence TTGGAAACCAGCTTCTACATGATCAAGCCTCACGGTTTAGTATTCCATGATAAAGTCAAGAAAATGATTGAGAATGGTGGTCTAAGCATCCCAGAGACTAAGAAGCTTATAATGCCACACTGGGCACTAGAAATCGTATATTCCGACCTTCCCGAAAGGTACAGGAATGCGGTCTTTAAACCCTATGTAAACGCATATGTTGAAACAGGACTTGTGGTTGGGAGAGATGCCATTAATACACTTCTTCAAATCACAGGCACAGAACTTAGTCCCACTGATTGTGCTCCTGAAAGTATCCGATTTAAACTCGGTACACCAGAACCACTCATGATCGACGGTGTGAGGTATTATAAGAATGTCATACACCGTTCCAGAAACAGCGCGGAAGCTAAAAAAGACATCGAGGTTTTCCGCATGCTGTAG
- a CDS encoding recombinase family protein: MEIPVQEKEQNQVVPKEKIKYCLYSRKSTESEERQVLSIDSQIKEMLQLAEREGLEVVDIKRESHSAKDTAQRPVFNELMDEVRVGKYTGILAWAPDRLSRNAGDLGAVVDLMDQGKLHEIRTYGQVFTNNPNEKFLLMILGSQAKLENDNRGINVKRGLRARCEMGYWPTVAPLGYLNQKRTDKKGLLLVDPERGHVVRQMFEKVAHDKWSGRKLYHWLRFELNFHTRGNKPLTLSGIYRLLDNPFYYGVFEYPRDSGNWYQGKHKPLITKELFDEAQEHLKRDKIVREHKEFAFTKLMLCGKCGSGISAEEKYKKLRDGTTAKYIYYGCGRSRDRHCKNPYLREEDLIKQLIGIIDKVSVSELGIQKKFEDELKRFNKFRKGILHEDESKIKEFDMRTYAKYLLQEGTNDEKRELMNCLKSRLTVKDKKVDLMA, encoded by the coding sequence ATGGAGATACCAGTACAAGAAAAGGAGCAAAACCAAGTAGTACCGAAAGAAAAGATAAAGTACTGCTTGTACTCACGAAAAAGTACCGAGAGCGAAGAACGTCAGGTACTTTCAATCGATTCGCAGATCAAGGAGATGCTTCAGTTGGCTGAGCGTGAAGGGCTTGAAGTGGTAGATATTAAGCGCGAGAGTCATTCAGCCAAAGATACTGCTCAGAGGCCAGTATTCAATGAGCTGATGGATGAGGTTAGGGTTGGCAAGTATACCGGTATTCTGGCATGGGCACCTGATCGTCTGTCGAGGAATGCCGGAGACCTCGGCGCAGTTGTTGATCTAATGGACCAAGGGAAACTCCATGAGATACGAACATATGGACAGGTGTTCACTAATAATCCGAATGAGAAGTTCCTCCTAATGATTCTTGGCTCACAGGCCAAGCTTGAGAACGATAACCGAGGCATTAACGTGAAGCGAGGACTCAGGGCACGTTGTGAGATGGGATACTGGCCGACGGTGGCACCATTAGGATATCTCAACCAAAAACGAACCGACAAGAAAGGTTTGTTACTAGTCGATCCTGAGCGCGGTCATGTGGTAAGGCAGATGTTTGAGAAGGTGGCACACGATAAATGGTCTGGCAGAAAGTTGTATCATTGGCTTCGATTTGAACTTAATTTCCATACCAGAGGAAACAAACCACTTACTCTTAGCGGTATCTACCGACTGCTCGACAATCCGTTCTATTACGGTGTCTTTGAGTATCCACGAGACTCCGGCAACTGGTATCAAGGAAAGCACAAACCGCTCATCACTAAAGAGCTATTTGACGAAGCTCAAGAGCATTTGAAACGAGATAAGATTGTTAGAGAGCATAAGGAGTTTGCCTTCACCAAACTCATGCTCTGTGGCAAGTGCGGATCAGGTATCTCAGCTGAAGAGAAATACAAAAAACTCCGTGACGGCACGACCGCCAAATACATCTACTACGGTTGTGGTAGATCACGAGATCGACACTGCAAAAATCCGTATCTGCGTGAAGAAGATTTAATAAAACAACTAATTGGAATCATTGATAAAGTGAGTGTCAGCGAACTAGGTATACAAAAGAAGTTTGAAGATGAACTGAAACGATTCAATAAATTTAGGAAAGGAATCTTGCATGAAGATGAATCAAAAATAAAAGAGTTTGATATGAGGACGTATGCAAAGTACCTTCTGCAGGAGGGTACCAACGATGAGAAGCGAGAGCTGATGAATTGTCTTAAGAGTAGGTTAACAGTAAAAGACAAGAAAGTTGATTTGATGGCGTAA
- a CDS encoding helix-turn-helix domain-containing protein, whose product MDNESKNLEDLPEILTLRQAANVLNCHPNTLRNWDNEGVLKAIRIGRRKDRRYKKEDVFKILKQNNG is encoded by the coding sequence ATGGATAATGAATCTAAAAACTTGGAAGATTTGCCTGAGATATTGACCCTGCGACAAGCCGCAAATGTTCTTAATTGTCACCCTAATACCTTGAGAAACTGGGATAATGAAGGAGTACTTAAGGCAATTCGTATCGGTCGCCGGAAAGATCGACGATATAAAAAAGAGGATGTGTTTAAAATTTTGAAACAAAACAATGGCTAA
- a CDS encoding site-specific DNA-methyltransferase, which translates to MNKEELLNEITKLESRKSYGLVWEDKPEDVVEQCKTQIPILTEVKKYFIEKDLDKPTNLLIEGDNYHALATLNYTHRKQIDIIYIDPPYNTGAKDWKYNNDYVDENDSFRHSKWLSMMNHRLRLSRNLLTDEGALICAIDHNEQEALGVMLDELFPEREKVCVTIIHNPGGIQGNNFSYTHEYAYFVFPKNGTYISKVIRDDVKPTPLRDWGGEESKRESARNCFYPIHVDKEMNVTGFGDVLPENKHPKSAVLKEKDGSMVIYPIDSDGVERKWRFARHTVESIEDELRCEIVNGEPSIRRYKQKYRWKTVWNDSKYNANVHGTQYLAGIIKEKFPYPKSIFTVEDCIKAIIHDKQTATVLDFFAGSGTTGHAVLKLNEEDGGNRRFILCTNNENKIAEEVTYPRVKNVIKGYGDVEGIPANLRYYKTDFVDVESVHSVSDQKKIELTYKAGRMIALREDTLEETEKNDWWQIFTDKKGKTTAIYFKEDKEKLDDLVKKISKSESAVLYIFSWGKNEYKNEFTGHKNIRVEDIPEPILEVYKEINKK; encoded by the coding sequence ATGAATAAGGAAGAATTACTGAATGAGATTACGAAATTAGAATCTCGCAAGTCTTATGGTTTGGTGTGGGAAGATAAGCCAGAGGATGTTGTTGAACAGTGTAAAACTCAAATACCGATTCTTACTGAAGTTAAAAAATATTTTATCGAAAAAGATTTGGATAAGCCGACAAATCTTTTGATCGAAGGAGATAATTATCATGCTTTAGCAACATTGAATTATACTCATAGAAAACAAATTGACATTATTTATATTGACCCACCGTACAATACTGGTGCAAAGGATTGGAAATACAATAACGATTATGTGGATGAGAATGATTCATTTAGACATAGTAAATGGTTGTCGATGATGAACCATCGGTTACGTTTATCTAGAAACTTACTTACGGACGAAGGCGCCTTAATTTGCGCGATTGATCATAATGAACAAGAAGCGCTGGGCGTAATGTTGGATGAGCTTTTTCCAGAAAGAGAGAAAGTTTGTGTAACCATCATACATAATCCTGGTGGGATTCAAGGAAACAATTTTTCTTACACACACGAATATGCATACTTTGTTTTCCCTAAAAATGGCACGTATATCTCAAAGGTTATTAGAGACGATGTAAAGCCTACTCCGCTTAGAGATTGGGGCGGTGAAGAATCTAAACGCGAATCTGCTAGAAATTGTTTTTACCCAATTCATGTAGATAAAGAAATGAATGTTACGGGATTTGGTGATGTGTTACCAGAAAATAAACATCCCAAGTCTGCTGTATTAAAAGAAAAAGATGGATCAATGGTAATTTACCCCATTGACTCTGATGGAGTTGAACGTAAGTGGAGATTTGCGCGACATACTGTTGAAAGTATTGAAGATGAACTTAGATGTGAAATAGTAAATGGTGAACCATCAATACGCCGATACAAACAAAAATATAGATGGAAAACTGTTTGGAATGATAGTAAATACAATGCAAATGTCCACGGTACACAATATCTTGCAGGTATTATTAAGGAAAAATTCCCTTATCCTAAATCAATCTTTACAGTAGAAGATTGTATTAAGGCCATTATTCACGATAAACAAACTGCAACCGTATTAGATTTTTTTGCTGGATCAGGTACAACTGGTCATGCGGTTTTGAAACTTAACGAAGAAGATGGAGGTAATCGTCGATTCATTCTTTGCACTAACAATGAGAATAAAATCGCTGAAGAAGTAACTTATCCTCGGGTTAAGAACGTTATCAAGGGGTACGGTGACGTAGAAGGTATTCCCGCGAATCTCCGATACTACAAAACTGATTTTGTGGATGTTGAATCAGTTCACAGTGTTTCAGATCAAAAGAAAATAGAGCTTACATATAAAGCAGGTCGGATGATTGCTCTACGAGAGGACACGCTAGAGGAGACTGAGAAGAATGACTGGTGGCAAATATTTACTGACAAAAAAGGAAAAACCACAGCTATTTATTTTAAAGAGGATAAAGAAAAACTTGATGATCTTGTAAAGAAAATCAGTAAATCTGAATCTGCTGTTCTTTACATATTTAGCTGGGGTAAAAATGAGTATAAGAACGAGTTTACTGGCCATAAAAACATACGGGTCGAAGATATCCCAGAACCGATCCTTGAGGTATACAAGGAAATTAACAAGAAATAA